Below is a genomic region from Pararhizobium sp. A13.
CATCGATGAACGGGAGACCGAAATTTTCGGGTCGACCGACAACGGCACCTCGCTCTGGCGCGCGTATCGCACCGTCGATGACAAATGGCAGAATTTCCAGATGACGCGGATTGCAAGACCCTCCGACATCTACCCTGTCTTTCGAAAACTCTTCGCCAGGCAACCGACTATGCAGTTTCGCAGTTGAACGGAGCCGGCGATGGGAAAGAGCACTGCCTCACAGCTTCTGTTTCATAGTTCCGACTGGAACTTTAAAACGCTGTCGCGCGCCTATGACGCCATCGAGGCGATCGCGCTCGATGAACTCGGTCTCAATGTCTACCCGAACCAGCTCGAAATCATCTCCGCCGAGCAGATGCTCGATGCCTATTCCTCCGTCGGCATGCCTTTGATGTATCAGCACTGGTCCTTCGGCAAGCGCTTCGTTTTCGAGGAACACCACTACCGCAAGGGCCATCACGGCCTTGCCTACGAACTGGTGATCAACTCCAATCCCTGCATCAGCTACCTGATGGAAGGGAACACGATGGCCATGCAGACCCTGGTGACCGCCCACGCTGCCTTCGGTCACAATCACTTCTTCAAAAACAACTACCTGTTCCGGCAATGGACCGACGCCAACGCCATCCTGAGCTATATGGAGTTTGCCAAGAAATACATTACGAAATGCGAGGAGCGGCACGGAACATCCGCCGTGGAAGCCATTCTCGATTCCGGCCACGCGCTTATGGATCAAGGGGTTTTCCGCTCCCGCCGCCCGCCGCGCCTCTCCTCGCAAAAGGAGCAGGAGCGAGCCCGCGAGAGGCTGGAGTATGAGGAGCAGACCTATAGCGATCTTTGGAGGACGCTGCCCCGCGCGACCGAGCGCCCCGACCGGGAAGCGGCCGAACGCGAAGCCTCGGAGCGAAAGAAGGTGCTCAATCTGCCCGAGGAAAATCTGCTCTATTTCCTTGAGAAGAATAGCCTCATCCTGGAGCCGTGGCAGCGGGAACTCCTTCGGATCGTCCGCGTGATCGCCCAGTATTTCTATCCGCAGCGACAGACGAAGGTGATGAACGAGGGATGCGCCACCTTCGTGCATTACACGATCATCAACCGGCTGTTCGACCAGGGCAAAATCAGCGAAGGCTCCATGCTGGAGATGCTCCATAGCCACTCCAGCGTGGTTTTTCAGCCGTCTTTTGATGATCCGCGATACTCCGGCATCAATCCCTATGCCCTGGGATTTGCCATGATGCAGGAGATCGAGCGCATTTGTAACCACCCGACGCCGGAGGACCGCGATTGGTTTCCGCATATCGCTGGCAGCGGCCAATGGCGCGAAACGCTTCTCGATGCCTGGGCAAATCACCGGGACGAGTCTTTCATCCTGCAGTATCTGAGCCCTGCGCTGATCCGTAAATTCAGGCTTTTCCTGCTGACAGATCAACGGAATGCGAAATACTGCGAGGTCGCTGCAATTCACAACGAGCGTGGCTACAGGACCGTCCGCGCGGCACTGGCCAAGAGTTACGATATCGGCGCGAACCAACCGGACATCCAGGTCGTGGATGTCGACCTGCTGGGCGACCGCCAACTCCGCCTGCGGCACAACATAAAAAACGGCATTCTTTTGGAAGAAAAAGAACGTGACGCCACCCTCCAGCACATTCGCCATCTGTGGGGCTATGACGTGAGCCTGGCCGGCGTCGACGCGGAAACAGGTAAAGTTCGCTATGAATGCTCGACGGCGTAGCGCGTCGAACCCCAGCGGCCGGCAAGGAAACGGGCGGAGCCGTCAATACCGAAACTTCGGCTTCTTGGTCGGTGCGTTGACTTCAAGTTCGTGCCGGCTTGCGAAACGACCCAGCATTTGAACGATCTTGCGGGCCTCGGATTTATCGATCCCGTTTCTCTTGCAGTGACTGGCGACCTCATAGGTCGGCTTTGCATTTCTTTGGGTTTGTCGATTGTCGATGTGATGGGTCATGGTTTGCTCCCGTTTTCGGCAAAACGCTGGAGGCGAACCGATGTTCCCGGAGATATAGGAAAAAACGGCCGCCGGGAGCTGGAAACGGCAGGCATCTACGCCTATCGACGTAAGGGGTGCCGGGAGCTGCTGCTCAGCCGAGCGTAAACCCGGTCGCAGCCCAGTCCTGTACTCTAATCGTTCATTGGCCGTTCGTACTTATTTTAGTTAAATCTTTTGAACAGCCGCAAATCCTGGCCCGCCTGCGCGACCCGTACCACGTATGTCGCCGGGCAACAGCGGACGAGGGGTCAGGTTTTCCCAATATCGTGCAGGTCTCTTCACGTCAGCAATGTAGAAAGACGCTGAACGTTGCCGCCGTATCTCAATGATTACGTGCAATAAAAATCAAAATGAAAGCGATCGGGATCCGAACCCTCGCTATGGCTCGAACTATCCCGGAAACGCTCTCCTAACGGATTGCTAAGCCATTGCGCACGAGGGTGTCCTCTCGCGCCCTTTCGCAATTGCCGGGCTGTGGTACTCGCGGTAAGGATCTCTGCCTCCTCGTGTAACCTTGGGAAGACGCCGATGCCGACGTTAAGCAATGGTAGTGAGCTGACCGTATGGGAAGACACAAACAATGAGAGCCCTGACGCGGTTCTTTTTACCATAGCGGAGCCGGATGGTGACGTCCTCGGTCCGATCGGAGCCCGGCAGGATTATTTTTTTGGTTGGGTTGACCTGGCTTCGGTCGATGTCTTCGATGGCTTCTTTACCGTTACGACCTCCACCAACGACGGCAGGACCGAGATCTTCACAACGTTGGAAACGCGCGTTTTCGACAACGAAGGCAATTATATCCGCACCCTATCGGCCCAGGCTGCCTATCTTTCAACCGAGGTCGTTTCTGTCACCGCCGAAAGTCCTGACGACATTGTCGTGACGTGGCTGGGCGCCAACGAATATTTTAGCGGCAAGAACACCCAATACGGAGAGCATAGAATCGTTATCGACGACGGCGCGCTGCAACCCGATACCTTCGTAAACCATGCTCCCATCGTTTCCGACCTCAACTTCACGCTGTCGCCGGGGCAATCTCTCGACGATATAAAGTTCAGCGCGGCGGATGCCGATTTCGATCTGCTGAGCTTTGTCGTCGTGGATGGGCCGGTCCACGGCACGCTGGAGCAGGAGACGAGATATGATGGCGGCTACTATCCGTTTCACCAGGGCCAATATGCGGGCAGCCTGCACTACCACCAGGACTATCTGAAGGGGAACTATTTCGACTATGTTCCCGAGGCCGGCTTTGCCGGGACCGACAGCTTCACGGTTTACGCCACGGATGGCCAGGGCAACAGTAATCTGGCGACCATCACCATCATGCTTGCTGAAAACATCGCGCTTACCGACCTGAAAGATACTGTCAGCTACAAAGCCTACGATCATCCGGTCCTGGTCGCGGCAATGGACGGCAACGACCGGGTCACCGGTAGCCAGTTCAACGATACCCTCGACGGCGGTGCGGGCAACGATCGTCTGCGTGGCAGCGCGGGCGACGATGACATTGCCGGCGGCATGGGCTGCGACCGCGTCCGGGGCGGTGCGGGCGATGACTTCCTCAGCGGTGGCGCGGGGCGCGACTGGCTGTCGGGCGGCATAGGTCATGATGCATTCGTCTTCGACACCGCGCCCGACCCGGCGAACTTCGACAGGATCTTGGACTTCCGTTCTGTCGACGATGTATTCCGGCTGGACAGTTCCGCCTTTGCGGGGCTTGCTGTCGGCGCTCTCGAGGCAGAGTCGTTCGTGATCGGCACGGCGGCTGTCGATGGAAACGATCGCATCGTCTACGACAAAAACTCGGGCGCCCTGCTGTTCGATGCGGATGGCGGCGGTGGAGCGTCAGCGATCAGGTTCGCCATCGTGACTGGGGGCATCTCGCTGGCTGCGAACGACTTCCTTATCTTCTGAACGCAGACTGGCGGCCTGTCTTCGTGTCGCCCAGCCGCCCCACTTTGTCGCTCTCCTGAGGTCGCGTCACGTCTGGGCGCGATCATCGCGCACAACATCATGCGGCCGGCCGCTATCTCTGCGACGGTGGCTTGCCTGTCCAGCTCTTGAAAGCGCGCCAGAAAACCGTGCTGTCAGCGTATCCCAAGGCATCTGCAATGCGGGCGTGGCGTGTGCCTCCACCTTCAAGCTGCAATTCGGCGAGATTCTGCCGGTAGCGGCGGACAAGATCGCGGAGCGATGTCCCTTCCTCCGCCAGCCGGCGTTGCAAGGTTCTGACGGAGATGGAGAGTTCGTCGGCGATGGCGCGGATGGTGATCGGCTTGTGGCCGAGATAGATGCCGATCACCGATAGCACGCGCTTCTGCAGATCGCCGGCTTCATCCGTTTGTCCGACCAGGTCGGTGATGTGCCGCTCGAGAACCGCCGTCAGGTGGTGGTCTTCTCTGCGATAGTGGCGATCGACATCCGATTTTTCCATAACGATGCGATTGCCGGACTGGGAAAACAGGAGAGGTACCCGGAAAATGCGATTGAGTGCTGCGGGATTTCGGGGGGCCGTATGTTCGAAATGGATTTCGAGCGGCCTCCAATTGGAGTTGAAGCAGCTGCGGACAAGCTGGCATGAGGCGGCCAGCGTGTATTCCGCGTCCTGATGGCGCGGCCAAAGGTTTAGGTCCTCTATCCTGTAG
It encodes:
- a CDS encoding AraC family transcriptional regulator, which produces MAGASKLIRHSPPIAAIRASVLAPLVHELDKTPGKTDILLACHGILRSQLEDPYAFVPMARYVAIFEEAADVLREPTLGARMGISFKPADIGPIGILFSASSTIRIAFDRLSKYITALQGATTSGLISEDDRVLWTYRIEDLNLWPRHQDAEYTLAASCQLVRSCFNSNWRPLEIHFEHTAPRNPAALNRIFRVPLLFSQSGNRIVMEKSDVDRHYRREDHHLTAVLERHITDLVGQTDEAGDLQKRVLSVIGIYLGHKPITIRAIADELSISVRTLQRRLAEEGTSLRDLVRRYRQNLAELQLEGGGTRHARIADALGYADSTVFWRAFKSWTGKPPSQR
- a CDS encoding calcium-binding protein, which codes for MVLAVRISASSCNLGKTPMPTLSNGSELTVWEDTNNESPDAVLFTIAEPDGDVLGPIGARQDYFFGWVDLASVDVFDGFFTVTTSTNDGRTEIFTTLETRVFDNEGNYIRTLSAQAAYLSTEVVSVTAESPDDIVVTWLGANEYFSGKNTQYGEHRIVIDDGALQPDTFVNHAPIVSDLNFTLSPGQSLDDIKFSAADADFDLLSFVVVDGPVHGTLEQETRYDGGYYPFHQGQYAGSLHYHQDYLKGNYFDYVPEAGFAGTDSFTVYATDGQGNSNLATITIMLAENIALTDLKDTVSYKAYDHPVLVAAMDGNDRVTGSQFNDTLDGGAGNDRLRGSAGDDDIAGGMGCDRVRGGAGDDFLSGGAGRDWLSGGIGHDAFVFDTAPDPANFDRILDFRSVDDVFRLDSSAFAGLAVGALEAESFVIGTAAVDGNDRIVYDKNSGALLFDADGGGGASAIRFAIVTGGISLAANDFLIF
- a CDS encoding SpoVR family protein, which encodes MGKSTASQLLFHSSDWNFKTLSRAYDAIEAIALDELGLNVYPNQLEIISAEQMLDAYSSVGMPLMYQHWSFGKRFVFEEHHYRKGHHGLAYELVINSNPCISYLMEGNTMAMQTLVTAHAAFGHNHFFKNNYLFRQWTDANAILSYMEFAKKYITKCEERHGTSAVEAILDSGHALMDQGVFRSRRPPRLSSQKEQERARERLEYEEQTYSDLWRTLPRATERPDREAAEREASERKKVLNLPEENLLYFLEKNSLILEPWQRELLRIVRVIAQYFYPQRQTKVMNEGCATFVHYTIINRLFDQGKISEGSMLEMLHSHSSVVFQPSFDDPRYSGINPYALGFAMMQEIERICNHPTPEDRDWFPHIAGSGQWRETLLDAWANHRDESFILQYLSPALIRKFRLFLLTDQRNAKYCEVAAIHNERGYRTVRAALAKSYDIGANQPDIQVVDVDLLGDRQLRLRHNIKNGILLEEKERDATLQHIRHLWGYDVSLAGVDAETGKVRYECSTA